One Brassica oleracea var. oleracea cultivar TO1000 chromosome C7, BOL, whole genome shotgun sequence genomic window carries:
- the LOC106306147 gene encoding protein IQ-DOMAIN 31-like — MGKTPSPGKWIKSLLGKKSSKSSLEKGSEKLISAKKEEHAAKVVKDNNNRVSNLLTNPTPVASSQEVAATQTLLVPEQQPSRDIEGDEPNANLESGNDTEELKLEEAAKKVQAAVRSHQAREEFQKLKGVIKLQAVIRGHLVRRQAVATYSCIWGIVKFQALFRGKNARSSETRVQLQKTNTETESSETLQGTNTCSWLENPTKLSMIDKILVSSPTALPLKIQYSPEDPNSAKVWLERWTQLQVWAPGPLVVKSLVPKSQTKKRSFQAVEADKGKLKRGIKKPPGGFNTGTSSSSRSTAENENPKRTVRKPSTLGKELNDNKSKQSSRKSTSAIKEGSSLEVKDEKPRTSLKKASLSNGVEKPTRKSAEKKKKEIVDSVQKELPGDMASASVVDTPEEEEEKVKDSPETVSKETDLEKDELKTGERDDKAEEEIQEPDVLIITSENGNVVSEDTKPSDRRASLPAKIESQQQDDGLTTQSGRKIPSYMAPTASAKARVRGGQGSPRIGGQEKPEKNGTTRRHSLPHIANNDKLSAMSPRVHRLLIASAKGSINSDRSFSSSKDIGGDESTKVEWKR; from the exons ATGGGGAAGACTCCAAGTCCTGGTAAATGGATCAAGTCTCTTCTTGGGAAGAAGTCATCAAAATCTAGTTTGGAGAAAGGAAGCGAGAAGCTG ATATCTGCAAAGAAAGAAGAGCATGCAGCGAAAGTGGTGAAGGATAATAACAATCGTGTCTCAAACTTACTTACGAATCCCACTCCGGTAGCTTCATCACAAGAAGTTGCAGCTACACAAACTCTACTAGTCCCCGAGCAGCAGCCAAGTAGAGACATTGAAGGTGACGAGCCAAATGCGAATCTTGAGTCAGGGAATGACACTGAAGAACTCAAGCTTGAAGAAGCTGCTAAAAAGGTTCAAGCTGCTGTCAGATCTCACCAG GCTCGTGAAGAATTTCAAAAGCTTAAAGGTGTCATAAAGCTGCAAGCAGTCATCCGTGGTCACTTGGTTAGAAGACAAGCTGTTGCTACATACTCTTGCATTTGGGGGATTGTGAAGTTCCAAGCTCTTTTTCGTGGGAAGAATGCTAGATCTTCAGAAACTAGGGTTCAACTTCAGAAAACAAATACG GAAACTGAGAGTTCTGAGACTTTACAAGGAACCAACACATGCAGTTGGCTTGAGAATCCCACAAAGCTCTCCATGATTGATAAG ATTCTAGTTTCCTCACCAACGGCGTTGCCTCTGAAGATTCAGTATAGTCCTGAGGATCCTAACTCAGCCAAGGTGTGGCTTGAGCGCTGGACACAGTTACAGGTCTGGGCTCCTGGTCCACTCGTGGTTAAGAGTCTGGTTCCCAAATCTCAGACAAAGAAGCGAAGCTTTCAAGCAGTTGAAGCGGACAAGGGAAAACTCAAGAGAGGAATCAAGAAACCACCCGGTGGTTTCAATACTGGAACTAGCTCAAGTAGCCGTTCTACAGCTGAAAACGAAAACCCAAAGCGAACTGTGAGGAAGCCTTCCACGCTTGGTAAGGAGCTGAATGACAACAAGTCGAAGCAGAGTTCGAGAAAAAGCACTAGCGCCATAAAAGAAGGGTCTTCACTGGAGGTTAAAGATGAGAAGCCGAGAACTAGTCTCAAAAAGGCTTCACTTTCTAATGGGGTGGAGAAACCTACACGCAAATCCGCTGAGAAGAAGAAGAAAGAGATTGTAGATTCAGTGCAGAAAGAATTGCCTGGTGACATGGCTTCAGCTTCTGTAGTCGACACTCCTGAGGAAGAAGAAGAAAAGGTGAAAGATAGCCCTGAAACAGTTTCCAAAGAGACTGATCTCGAGAAAGATGAACTCAAAACCGGAGAGAGAGATGACAAAGCTGAAGAAGAGATCCAAGAGCCAGACGTTCTGATTATTACCTCTGAGAATGGAAATGTTGTGTCTGAAGACACAAAGCCAAGCGATAGAAGAGCTTCGCTGCCTGCAAAGATTGAAAGTCAACAGCAAGACGATGGGCTTACTACACAGAGCGGGAGAAAGATCCCAAGCTACATGGCTCCAACTGCATCTGCAAAGGCAAGAGTGAGAGGAGGACAAGGGTCTCCGAGGATTGGTGGTCAAGAGAAGCCAGAGAAAAACGGGACAACTAGGCGCCACTCTCTGCCTCATATAGCCAATAATGATAAGCTGAGTGCAATGTCTCCAAGAGTTCACAGACTTCTCATAGCTTCAGCGAAAGGATCAATTAACAGTGACAGATCTTTTTCTTCTTCCAAGGACATTGGTGGTG ATGAATCGACGAAAGTTGAATGGAAACGGTGA
- the LOC106306148 gene encoding protein kinase 2B, chloroplastic-like — MGNCLDSSAKVDSSSRHSPHANSGSSGSRPSSKTSRSTVPSSLSINSYTSVESLPTPRTEGEILSSPNLKAFTFHELKSATRNFRPDSLLGEGGFGYVFKGWLDRTTLTASKPGSGIVVAVKKLKTEGFQGHKEWLTEVNYLGQLSHPNLVKLVGYCVEGEDRLLVYEFMPKGSLENHLFRRGAQPLTWAIRMKVAIGAAKGLTFLHDVKSQVIYRDFKAANILLDAEFNAKLSDFGLAKAGPTGDRTHVSTQVVGTHGYAAPEYVATGRLTAKSDVYSFGVVLLELLSGRRAVDKSKVGVEQSLVDWATPYLGDRRKLFRIMDTRLGGQYPQKGAYVAASLALQCLNSDAKLRPKMSEVLAKLDQLESTTTNKLGTGTRQGLIDSPRGSNGTRQGLIDSPRGSNGSVVQKSPRRYSYDRPLLHITPVASPLPSHNQSPRVR; from the exons ATGGGTAATTGTTTGGATTCATCAGCTAAAGTGGATAGTAGCAGCCGCCACAGTCCTCATGCTAATTCTG GTTCATCGGGTTCAAGACCTTCTAGCAAGACGAGCCGTTCCACAGTTCCTTCAAGCTTAAGCATCAATTCCTACACTAGCGTAGAGTCTTTGCCTACACCAAGAACCGAAGGAGAGATATTATCATCGCCCAATCTCAAAGCTTTCACCTTTCACGAGCTCAAGAGCGCTACTAGGAATTTTCGACCTGATAGTCTTCTAGGCGAAGGAGGTTTTGGTTATGTCTTCAAAGGCTGGCTTGATCGTACGACTCTTACCGCTTCCAAACCTGGTTCTGGTATCGTTGTCGCTGTTAAGAAGCTTAAAACCGAAGGTTTTCAAGGTCACAAGGAGTGGCTG ACTGAAGTGAACTATCTTGGTCAGCTTAGTCATCCAAATCTCGTCAAGCTAGTTGGTTATTGTGTAGAAGGTGAAGACCGGTTGTTGGTGTATGAGTTCATGCCAAAAGGAAGCTTGGAGAATCATCTTTTTAGAC GTGGTGCGCAGCCACTAACATGGGCTATAAGGATGAAAGTTGCCATAGGAGCAGCCAAGGGGCTTACTTTTCTTCATGACGTTAAATCGCAAGTGATATACAGAGACTTTAAAGCTGCCAACATTCTACTCGACGCT GAGTTCAATGCTAAGCTTTCAGACTTCGGTTTAGCTAAAGCAGGTCCTACTGGTGATAGGACACATGTGTCCACACAAGTGGTTGGTACTCACGGTTACGCAGCCCCTGAATATGTAGCCACAG GGCGGTTAACTGCTAAGAGTGATGTCTACAGTTTTGGTGTGGTGCTACTGGAATTACTGTCAGGACGAAGAGCAGTGGACAAATCTAAAGTAGGAGTGGAGCAGAGTCTAGTGGATTGGGCAACACCTTATCTTGGCGACAGGAGAAAGCTCTTCCGGATAATGGACACGAGGTTAGGAGGTCAGTATCCTCAGAAAGGAGCATACGTAGCTGCTAGTCTTGCATTGCAATGCTTAAACTCTGACGCAAAACTCAGACCGAAAATGTCAGAAGTTTTGGCCAAGTTGGATCAGCTTGAATCAACAACAACTAATAAACTTGGAACTGGTACAAGACAAGGTCTGATTGATTCTCCGAGAGGTAGCAATGGAACCAGACAAGGTCTGATTGATTCTCCGAGAGGTAGTAACGGATCTGTTGTACAGAAATCTCCGAGGAGGTATAGTTATGATCGGCCTCTCTTGCACATAACTCCTGTTGCTTCTCCTTTGCCTTCTCACAATCAATCTCCTCGTGTAAGATAG